The Silvibacterium dinghuense DNA window GCCTGGTGCCACAGCTCCACAAATTCCTGACAGCGGCGGTCACCCTTGCGGGCGTGGGCGAAGATTTCGTCCGGCTCGAGGTCGAGGAAACGCAGCCGCATGGCGCGGTGGCCCATGATGCCTTCCAGGTGCCCCTTGCCGCCGCAGCCGCAGTAGTTTTCCTTCGGATCGAGGGTGACGACCGTGTGGCCGCCCTCCCACGGGCCTTCCGTGTAGGGGTAGCGGCCGAAGCCGATGCCGTTGCCGATGGTCCATACGCGCACATGGCGGTCGAGGTGCCCGCGCGTGGCGGCAAGGCCGGCGGCAACCGCGTCGGCGTCGTTCAGGATGGTGACAGGGCCGGTGATGCCGCGCGCTTCGATGCCGGCCTGCACCGCATCGGCGACATGCGCGCCTTTGAGCTGAGGAAGATTAGGAGAGTCTTCGATGATGCCGTTACGAATGATGCCGGGCATGGCTACGCCGACGGCGTTGAGGTTCTTATGTTCTCCGGCCAGCTGTGCGACGTGATCGCAGACCATCTCGCACAGCGAATCGGCGGGCATTTCGATGAGCACACCCATTTCGTCGAAGGTGTGTTCGCCAGCCCCGGTCGTCAGAGCTGGATATCGAAGCAGCTCGCCTATAACCTTGTGGTCCTCGATGAGGCCCGCGACGACGCGGTCGGTAATGGTGACGCCAACACTGATTGCCATATCGTCGCTCCTTTCTGAAAGAAGTTCCTACGATTTAGCAGCATTCTCCCCTGGCGCCGGGAACTGCGCCTGGGGAGACGTCAGGGCCCGGTTATTCCTGGAAGCGGGCAAGCCGGTTGATGCCGTTGAAAGCAGCCGCCTTGTAGCATTCCGCCAGAGTGGGATAGTTGAACACGGTATCGATGAAGTAGTCCACCGTACCATTGAGCGTCATCACCGCCTGGCCGATATGCACCAGCTCGGCCGCGCCTTCGCCGATGATGTGTACGCCCAGAATCTGCTTGTTCTCGCGGTGAAAGATGAGCTTGAGGCGGCCGGTGGTATCGCCTCGAATCTGGCCGCGGGCGATCTCACGGTAGTAGGCCACGCCCACCTCGTAGGGCACGTCCTCCTCGGTGAGCTGTTCCTCGGTCTTGCCGATGAAGGAGATCTCCGGGATGGTGTAGATGCCGTACGGATAGAAGCTGGGATTCGACTGCACGACCTCGTCGCCGAAGGCGCGCTCGACGGCGATGCGGCCCTGTTCCATCGAAACCGAGGCCAGGCTGGGGAAACCGATGACATCGCCGACGGCAAAGATGTTCGGCACCTTGGTGCGGAAGTCCTTGTCGACCGGGATGCGGCCGCGCGAGTCGGCTTCAATGCCGGCGGCGGAGAGGTTCAGCTCGTCGATATTGCCCTGGCGGCCGACCGCGTAGAGCAGGGCGTCGCCGGAGATGCGCTTCTTGCTTTCGAGATTGGCGACCACGGTACCGTCGGCCAGCTCTTCGACGCTCTCCACTTCTTCGTGCAGGCGCATGGTCACGCGGCTGTCGCGCAGATGGTAGCTGAGGGCTTCGATGATCTCCTGGTCGGCGAACTCGAGCAGGCGGGGACGCTTCTCGATCAGCGTCATGCGTACGCCGAGAGCGGCGAACATGCAGCAGTATTCGACGCCGATGACGCCGCCGCCCACCACGATCATGGTCTTGGGCAGCGTTTGCAGGTCGAGAATCTGGTCGCTGTTGATAATGGTGCGGCCATTGAGCGGCACCTTGGGCGTGCTGGCCGGCTTGGTGCCCACAGCGATGACGATCCGCTCGGCTTCATGAACGGTGGAGCCGTTCGTGCTGTCGACGCGGACATGCGTGGTGTCGACGAAGCTGGCCGTGCCGGTGAGCACATCGACGCCGTTGCGCGAGAGCTGCGCCTCGGTGACGTCCACCTCGGTCTTGATGACGTGTTGCACGCGGAAGGCAAGATCGCTCATGGTGATCTTTTCCTTCACGCGGTAATTCATGCCGTAGACGGAGCGATAGTTGTAGCCCGAGAGGTGCAGCACGGCCTCGCGCATGGTCTTGCTGGGGATGGTGCCGGTGTTGATGCACACCCCGCCCACCACGCTGCGCATTTCGACGAGCGCCACGCGTTTCCCCTTTTTAACCGCGGACACCGCGGCGCGCTGGCCCGAGGGGCCGGAACCGATTACCAGCAGATCGTAAGTAGCCATGTTCTCCGCATGCGGCGCGAACTCATGTACGCCTGTTCCATATGGGTGCAGGCGGCAATGCTTCCGCAGCCTGACGGGTCTGCCGCGCCAGCCATTCGTGGGCATGGGCGAGGAAAGGGAATTCAGGTCGGGGTCGGGCCCGAGTGGGGAATCGGTGTCCGCTCCGTGACCATGATACTGCCTCGTTCTTTGCATCGACGCAAAAGGTTGGAACCTGAGTTCCGATTGGATGGAGGAGGGCTTCTATAGTCAGGAGAATGCTTCTCTGTGCCATAACGGACCGCCGCATCTTCGCCGGAGACGAGGCCGCTCGCCGCCGTGCGCTGCTGGCCGCTGTACGCGGCTGGGCTGCGGGGGGAGTGGATGTTATCCAGCTGCGGGAAAAGGACCTGTCGCCGCGGGAATTGCTGGCGCTGGCCGCTGAGGTGGTGCAAGGGGTGCGTGCGGTGGGAAGCGAAACGCGGGTGCTGCTGAACGGTCCGGCGGAGATTGCCCTCGAGGCCGGCTGCGACGGCGTTCATCTGCCTGGTACCATCCCCAGTTCAGCCGCGGCGGCGGCGCGGGCGATCTTCCATCGCGCCGGGCGGCAGGCTTTTCTCGGCCGGTCCTGTCATGCGCCGGAGGAGGTTGCCGCGTCGGAGGCTGA harbors:
- a CDS encoding ROK family protein, with product MAISVGVTITDRVVAGLIEDHKVIGELLRYPALTTGAGEHTFDEMGVLIEMPADSLCEMVCDHVAQLAGEHKNLNAVGVAMPGIIRNGIIEDSPNLPQLKGAHVADAVQAGIEARGITGPVTILNDADAVAAGLAATRGHLDRHVRVWTIGNGIGFGRYPYTEGPWEGGHTVVTLDPKENYCGCGGKGHLEGIMGHRAMRLRFLDLEPDEIFAHARKGDRRCQEFVELWHQALAAATASQIHLEGPGRFYFTGRDIQRLDLKRVKEHLWDMVKMSPLQSYTLEVLPEDPSLSVVGAAAVALLGTRC
- the sthA gene encoding Si-specific NAD(P)(+) transhydrogenase; amino-acid sequence: MATYDLLVIGSGPSGQRAAVSAVKKGKRVALVEMRSVVGGVCINTGTIPSKTMREAVLHLSGYNYRSVYGMNYRVKEKITMSDLAFRVQHVIKTEVDVTEAQLSRNGVDVLTGTASFVDTTHVRVDSTNGSTVHEAERIVIAVGTKPASTPKVPLNGRTIINSDQILDLQTLPKTMIVVGGGVIGVEYCCMFAALGVRMTLIEKRPRLLEFADQEIIEALSYHLRDSRVTMRLHEEVESVEELADGTVVANLESKKRISGDALLYAVGRQGNIDELNLSAAGIEADSRGRIPVDKDFRTKVPNIFAVGDVIGFPSLASVSMEQGRIAVERAFGDEVVQSNPSFYPYGIYTIPEISFIGKTEEQLTEEDVPYEVGVAYYREIARGQIRGDTTGRLKLIFHRENKQILGVHIIGEGAAELVHIGQAVMTLNGTVDYFIDTVFNYPTLAECYKAAAFNGINRLARFQE
- a CDS encoding thiamine phosphate synthase: MLLCAITDRRIFAGDEAARRRALLAAVRGWAAGGVDVIQLREKDLSPRELLALAAEVVQGVRAVGSETRVLLNGPAEIALEAGCDGVHLPGTIPSSAAAAARAIFHRAGRQAFLGRSCHAPEEVAASEADLILFAPVFEKSLAREGGGRLPGSGLEALAAAAKAAGLGSGLGSGLGSGPGSGLGSPGAQPVLALGGVTVENAPACLAAGAAGIAAIRLFAGEDWRRLRS